In Bradyrhizobium symbiodeficiens, the genomic stretch AAGCCGGCGCAGGAGCGCGATATCGCGAAGCGTCAGGTCGAGCAATTGCAGATCCGGCCGCCGGTGGTCGGCCTCGACCTCGGCATGCTCTCCGGCGGCAACCAGCAGAAGGTGGCGCTGGCAAAATGGCTGACCTATCCGCCCAAGCTCCTGGTGCTGTGCGAGCCGACCCGCGGCATGGATGTCGGCGCCAAGAACGACGTCATCAACATCGTCCGCGACCTCCGCGCCAAGGGGCTCGCCATCATCGTGCTGTCGACCGAGCCGGAAACGGTGCTGTCGCTGGCCGACCGCATCCTCGTGCTCAAGCGCGGCGTATTGGTGCGGGAATTCAAGAACGAGCCGGTCAGCAAGGACCGCCTGCTGGAGGCGGCGTGACGGAGAAGCACATGAGCAGTGAGACGGCTTTGGCGGCGGGGCAACGGGCGCGCGGGCTTGCGCCCTTCCTGCGCTCGCAGATGCGCAACATCGCCCCGTTCCTCACCCTGATTTTCCTGTCCGGCTTCTTCGCCCTTGCCAGCCCCTCCTTCGCGACGCTCGACAATCTCGGCAACATCCTGACGCAAGTATCGGTCACCGGCATCATCGCCGTCGGCCTCACCTTCGTGATCCTCTGCGCGGAGATCGATCTCTCGATCGCCAGCATCGCCAACGTCACCGGCATCGCGGTCGCCTATTTCACGCTGCAGGAATCCTACGTCAACATCGCCAACATCCCCCTGCCCGGTGCGGTCGCGATCCTGCTGTCGATCCTGCTCTGCGCCCTGCTCGGTCTCGTCAACGCGCTGGGGCTGACCGTGATCGGCATCCCCTCCTTCATCATGACGCTGGCGATGATGCAGATCGCCGCCGGCATCTCCGCGCTGCTGGTGCGCGGCCAGATCGCCTACAAGGTGCCGAGCCTGATCACCACGCTCGGCTCGGGCTCGATCGGCGGCATCCCCTGGCTCGTCATCGTTGCAGCCATCATGCTGCTCGGCGGCCATCTGGTTCTGACCTACACCCGCTTCGGCCGCTACGTCTACATGGTCGGGGGCAATCGCGAGGCGGCCGAATATTCCGGCCTCAACGTCAAGCTCATCCTGGGTGCCGTCATGGTGATCTCGGCGGTGTGCTCGGGCATCGGCGGCATGCTCGGCGTCGCTCATTTCGGCAGCGCGCAGCAGAACGAGTTCGACACCTACTTGCTCGACTCCATCGCCGCCGTCGTGGTCGGCGGCACCAGCCTTTTCGGCGGCCGCGGCGGCATCGGCAACACCATCGTCGGGCTATTCGTGCTCGGCGTTCTCAATAACGGCCTCGACCACGTCAACATCGACAGCTTCCTGAAGATCCTGATCCGCGGCCTGATCCTGCTGGCGGCGCTGGTGATCAATGTCTATGCGCAGCGGCTGAGGGAAAGGGCGGTGGAGTAGACCGCCTCAAAGTAAAAATCGCGAAAACAACCCCATGCACAGTAGAAACTGTGTGGGATCTTAGCCGCTTATCGAAGCCGCAATTGCGTGACCGCCGCCTTTCGCAACGTCTTCAGCCCGACAATTCCGGCTGCCAATCCCGCAGCTTTCGCGCGGCGCCGGCGACCTCGGCGATCGTCCGAAATGCCGCCGCCTCCACCATCATCGCCCGTGCGAGCCGGACGGCGCGCGCCTCGCTGACGGCCCGCTTGCTCGGATCCTCGATCAGCTCGAAGTCGATGTTATGGGCGAGACCGAAGATGCGGCGGATGGTTTTCGCCGCGGCGAAACCGACAGTATCAGTGAACAGCCGCTGCATGTAGGCTTGGCGCTCGGCTTCCAGCCGCGCGGCGCCCCGCTCGCCGGCGAAGAGCGAGGCAGGATAGGCATCGCCCGCGGCGCCTGCGCGCCAGAGGTCGAGGAACTTGCGCGAAAACTCGTTCCAGACGTTCTCGACCGTCGCCAGCACCCAGGACTCGAATGCGGCCCGCTCGCCCGGCGCGCGCTCATGACCGGTCGAGGCAAAATAGGCCATCAGGAGGTTGGCGATCACGGCGCCAACGTCGAACCCCATCGGGCCATAGAACGCGAATTCGGGATCGATCACCCGCGTCTGGCTGTCGGTGACCATGATCGATCCGGTGTGGAGATCGCCATGCAGCAGCGCCTCGGGGCTTGCCATGAACTTCAGCTTGAGCCGGGAGACGGCAACGTGTAGCTCCATGTCGTCGCGCAGGCTGGCGGCGAGCGCATCGAGATATGGCGCGGTCCAGCGATTTTGTTCGGCGATGCGATAGGGATCGGTGAAGATCAAATCCTCGGTGATCTTGCAGAGCGCATGATTGCCGGCGAACGCGGCGATGCCCTCCTTCTTCTCGGCCGCAGACAGCGCGAGGTCGGAGGTGAAGAACAGCGTTCGCGCCATGAACGTGGTGATGTCGTCCACGAATCCGGGATATTGCGTTCCCGCAACCAACCCCTTGCGCATGATGATGTGGGGTTCGAGCAGCTCCATCACCGTCAGCGCCAGATTGTCGTTGTGATGCAGCAAGGCCGGCACGAGGCCGGGCGCGAGCTGGGCCTCCCGGGACAGAGCGAGATATTCGTAATGCGCCCGCGACAGCGGCAACGGCCAGCTCTCGCCGACGAGGCGCACGTAAGGCAGCGCCTGCTTCACGGCGACGCCGCCACTCGCGCCCTTGACGATGAAGACGAGGTTGAGATTGCCGTCGCCGACCTCGGTGATCTCCCAGCCGGCGGAATCGCCGAGGAGCGCTTTCAGGTCCGGCAGGCCTGCGAGATAATCCCGCAAGGCCGCCTCATGCAGAATACGATAATCCCCGGCCTGCTCCTGCGCCATGACGATCCCGTCCCATCTGCTGGGCCGGATCGTTACTCCCGCTCCAGGAAGCTCGAGCCGATCTCGGCCTTTCTTTTGATCGGATCGTAATCGCAATAAACGAGATCCGCCACCAGCGTGTAGCTGGCGCTGACGTTGTATTTGTCCAGCTTGACGGAGTTCAGCCCGATCACCGAGGTGCTCTTACCCCCGTTCCATTTGAACGGCGTCGAGCTCTTGGCCTGCTCGCAGGCCATCACGGCTTCGTTGAAGACGTAGCCCTCGACGAACGCCTTCAGGGTGCGCACCTGCGCGGCCATCTTCCATTCGACATAGCCGACGGCACCGAGGCCGGCGACGATCAGCACCAGAAGCGCGATGACGATCCTCTGAAAAGTCATTCGGTCCCCCCAAAGCAATATCGAAAAAATCTAGAACGGCATGCCCATCAATTTCGACAGGCGCTCGATCGAGAGATAGCCGGCGTGATAGGCGACCATCGCGATCCCGTAGATGATTGCCGAGATGATGGTGGTCCAGATCAGCTTGCTCCTCATCCGGGTCAGGATCGGCGCGCCGGGGTCGGTGCCGGGCGCGCCGACGTTATCCTCGTGCTGGCTGCGCACGCCGAACGGCAGCGTCAGGAACAGTGCGACCCACCAGATGACGAAGTAGATTGCGATCGCGGTCGATATCTGGATGGCCATGGCGCGGCCTATGCCTGCTCGATTTCGACCAGCGCGCCGGAAAAATCCTTCGGATGCAGGAACAGCACCGGCTTGCCGTGGGCACCGATCTTCGGCACGCCGTCGCCGAGCACCCGCGCGCCCTCCTTCACCAGCGTGTCGCGCGAGGCGATGATGTCGACGACTTCGTAACAGACGTGGTGGATGCCGCCGTCGGGGTTGCGCTCGACGAATTTTGCGATCGGTGAGGTCTCGCCAAGCGGCTCGATGAACTCGATCTTGGTGTTGGGCAGCGTCGCGAACACGGTGATGACGCCGTGCTCTGGCAACGGCACGGCTTCCGAGATCTGGGCGCCGAACGCCGTGCCGTAGATCTTCGCAGACTTGACGGCATCCTTGGTCGCGATCGCGACATGGTTGAGCCGGCCCAGCATGGTTCTCTCCCGTTAAACTGTCAGTACGTGTACCAGACAGGGAGGCTTTTTGCCCCAATGTTCGTTGATGACGGCCCGGACGGCGCGACGCACCGACTCGCCCAAGGCGTCGGCATCGCGGCGGCGCGCCTTCGGCAGGCCCTCGATGGTGGAGACCACGGCATCGAAGACGAGGTCGTCAAAGGGCTCGCCTTCCCTGGTCTTCTCGGGAATGCCGACGAGATCGACTTCGGGATCGTCGGCCAGCTCGCCCTGCTCGGTCATGGCGATGGCGACGAAGGCGCAGCCGGAAAAGGCCATACGGCGGCGCTCGACCACGGCGCGGGATTTGGAATCCTCCAGGATCGTGCCGTCCTTGTAGAGACGGCCCGAGGGCACTTCGCCGATGATGCCGGGATCGCCGGGGCCGAGCTTGACGAGGTCGCCGTTGCGAATGACCAGGACGCGCGGCACGCCGGCGGCGCGCGCCAGCTTGGCGTGCTCGTGCAGATGCAGAGCCTCGCCGTGGACGGGGATCAGGAGCTGCGGCCTGACCCAGGAGATCATGTCGCGCAATTCGTCGCGGCGCGGATGGCCGGAGACGTGAACGAGATGATCGCGGTCGGTGATGACCTCGACGCCCTGGAGGACCAAATTGTTGATGATCGACCCGACGGCCTTCTCGTTACCAGGGATGGTGCGAGACGAGAAGATGACGCAGTCGCCGCGGTTCAATGTGATCTCGGGATGGTCGTCATTGGCAATACGCGCCAGCGCGGCACGGGCCTCGCCCTGGCTGCCGGTGCAGAGCGCCAGGACTTTGTCGTGCGGCAGATGGCCGTAGACGTCGGTCGAGCGGAAGTTTTGCACGCCGTCGAAATAGCCGGTCTCGCGCGCGACTTGCGACACGCGCTCCATGGCGCGGCCGACCACGACGACCTCGCGATCGGCGGCCCGCGCCGCATCGGCGACGGCCTTGAGGCGCGCGACGTTGGAGGCAAAGGTCGTGACCGCGACACGGCCCTTTGCTGCCTTCACCAGTTCGGTGATGGTTCTGGCAACCTCGGCTTCGGAAGGCGAGCGGCCGTCGCGCACGGCGTTGGTGGAATCGCCGATCAGGGCGAGCACACCCTCATCGCCCAACTCGCGCAGCCGCTTCTCGTCGGTCGGGCGGCCAATGATCGGGGTCGGGTCGATCTTCCAGTCGCCGGTGTGCAGCACGATGCCGGCGGTGGTGTGGATCGCCAGCGCGTGCGACTCGGGAATCGAATGCGCAACCGGAATGAACTCGACGTTGAACGGGCCGATATCGACGCGCCCGCCGGATGGCACCACCGTCACCGGGATCTTCGGCGCATTGCGCTCGGCCGCAAGTTTGGCCTCGAACAGCGCCGCGCTGAACTGCGTCGCGTAGATCGGGCATTTCAGCTTCGGCCAGAGGTCGATGATGGCGCCGAAATGATCCTCATGGGCGTGCGTCAGCACGAGGCCCATCAGGTTCTTGCGCTCCTTCTCCAGGAAGCTGATGTCCGGCATGATCAGGTCGATGCCGGGCAGATGCTCCTCGTCGCCGAAGGAGACGCCGAGATCGACCGCCATCCAGGCGCGCTGCTGGCGGCTGCCGAGGCCGTAGATCGACAGGTTCATGCCGATCTCGCCGACGCCGCCGAGCGGCGCAAATACCAGTTCCTCAGGTTTCGCCATCACGCAGCTCCCACGGAGGCGACAGGGCCAAAGAACACTTCGCCCGCGGCGACCGGCACCCGGCGGCCCTCCGCGGTGCGGACGATCAGGCAGCCGGTGTCGTCGATCGTGTCAAAAATGCCGTCCAGCGTCGTCGCTCCCGTGTTGATCGCGACCCGCTCGCCGAGACCGGCGGCGCGCTCCAGCCAGAGTTTTCGGATATCAGCAAAGCCGCGTCCATTGTCCCAGATGCCCCGGAACTCGACCCAGGCGTCCGACAGCGCCGAGAACAGCTCCTCGGCACTGATCTGGACGCCGAGCGCGGCCAGTGAGATGGCAGGTGTGGGCGTTCCCTCGGGCGCGCCCACGACATTGGTGCCGATGCCGACGACGATGGCGAGACGGTCGCCGACGGCCTCAGCCTCCAGGCCGATGCCGACGAGCTTCTTGCCGTTCGCCAGCACGTCGTTGGGCCATTTCAGCGCGTAGCGGGGACGGCCCTCACCGAGGCGCAGGGCGGCCTCGAGGCTCACCTTCTCGAGCGCGGCTTCTTCAGCGAGCCCGGCGGCAAAGCCGATGGTCGCGGCGACGGCCGGCGCCACGTCCAGGACCTCCAGGATGCTGGCGGCGAGATTGCCCTTCGGCGCGATCCAGGCGCGTTGACGGCGGCCGCGGCCGGCAGTCTGTTCCGACGTGACGAACCACATCGGGCCGCGCTCGCCGCGCCTCGCGTGCTCGATCGCCTCGGTATTGGTCGAGCCGGTCCGCTCGAAGGCCGCGAGCCTGTAGCCCGCGGATGATGCGCGAGGACCGAGCGCGAAAGCCATCCTAGAACAGCGACTTCGCGGCGGCGGAAGCGACGCTCACCACGGGACCCGCGAACAGCGCGAACAGGATGTTGAACAGGCCGAACACCGCCAGCACCGTCTTCACCTCGACCCTGACAGGATCGACCTGACCGGCCGGCTCTTCGAAATACATCGTCTTGACGATGGCGAGATAGTAGTAGGCGCCGACCACGCTGGTGAGCACGCCGACGACGGCGAGCGTGAACAAATTCGCCTTGATGGCCGCGACGAAGACGTACCATTTGGCGAAGAAGCCCGCGAGCGGCGGAATGCCCGCGAGCGAGAACAGCAGCATCGCGAACATGAAGGCGAGCAGTGGATTGGTGCGCGACAGGCCGGCGAAATCGCTGATCTGCTCGACCGCCTGGCCGTTGCGGCGCATGGCGAGGATGATCGAGAACGAGCCCAGCGTCATCGCGACATAGATCACGATATACATCAGCACGCCCTGCGCGCCCTCGACCGTGCCCGAGGCAAGGCCGACCAGCGCGAAGCCCATGTGGCCGATTGACGAATATGCCATCAGGCGCTTGATGTTGCTCTGGCCGATCGCGGCGAAGGAGCCGAGCGCCATCGAGGCGATCGACACGAAAACCAGGATCTGCTGCCACTGCGAGACGATGCCCGGGAAAGCGGTCAGCGTGACGCGGGTGAACACGGCGAGCGCCGCGACCTTCGGCGCCGACGCGAAGAAGGCGGTGACCGGGGTCGGCGCGCCCTCGTAGACGTCAGGCGTCCACATGTGGAACGGCACTGCCGAGACCTTGAAGCAGAGGCCGACGAGCAGGAAGACCAGACCGAACATGAGGCCGACATTCGAGACCGTCGCTGTCGCCGCGATACCGGTGAAGCTGACCGTGCCGGTGAAGCCGTAGATCAGCGAGGCGCCGTACAGCAGCATGCCCGAGGACAGTGCACCGAGCACGAAGTACTTCAGGCCGGCTTCGGTCGACTTGGCGTTGTCGCGGTTCGAGGCCGCCACGACGTAGAGCGCGAGCGACATCAGTTCGAGGCCGAGATAGAGCGAGATAAGGTCGCCGGCCGAAATCAGCACCATCATGCCGAGCGTCGAGAGCAGCACCAGGATGGCGTATTCGAAGATGCGGCGCGACGGATCGGACAGGAACTCGGTCGACAGGATCAGCGTCACCGCCGAGCCGATCAGGGCCAGGATCTTCATGAAGCGGGCGAAATCGTCGACGATGAAGCTGCCGCCGAAGGTCACCTGCTTGCCCGCGGGCAGCATGTATTCGAGCACGCCGACCACGACCAGCAGCACGACCGCCAGCGAGGTGACGGTACCGGTCGTCCCCTGCCCGCGATAGGCGCCCAGCATCAGCAGAGCCATGGCGCCGATCGCGAGCACGATCTCGGGCAGCACCGGCGCCAGTTGGTAACCTGCAGTCACAAAGTTCATGGCGATATCCTGACCTGCCCGATCACTGGAGCAGTGCGGCGGCCTTCACGGCCGTCACAGCGGTGTTGTAGTTGTTGACGAGTTGCTGGACCGAGGCGGCCGACATGTCGAGCACCGGCTTCGGATAGACGCCGAACAGGATCGTCAGCGCGATCATCGGGAACAGCGTCAGGCACTCCCGGAAGGTGAGATCCTTCATGCTCGCCAGCGACGGCTTGACCAGCGCCCCGAACACGACCTTGCGGTAGAGCCACAATGCGTAGCACGCCGAGAGGATCACGCCGAAGGTGGCGAAGAACGCGGTCGGGATCGAGACCTTGAAGGTGCCGAGCAGCGTCATGAACTCGCCGACGAAGCCTGAGGTGCCGGGCAGACCGACATTGGCCATGGTGAAGACCATGAAGGTCAGCGCGTAGAGCGGCATCCGGTTGACGAGGCCGCCATAGGCAGCGATCTCGCGGGTGTGCAGGCGGTCGTAGACGACGCCGACGCAGAGGAACAGCGCGCCGGAGACGATGCCGTGCGAGATCATCTGGAACACGCCGCCGGCGACGCCCTGCATGGTGCCGGCGAAGATGCCCATGGTGACGAAGCCCATATGCGCTACCGACGAGTACGCGATCAGCTTCTTCATGTCCTCCTGCATCAGCGCCACCAGCGAGGTGTAGACGATGGCGATGGCCGAGAGCGTGAACATCAGCGGCGCGAAGTCGTGGGAGGCCAGCGGGAACATCGGCAGCGAGAAGCGCAGGAAGCCGTAGCCGCCCATCTTCAGCATGATCGCGGCGAGGACCACCGAGCCCGCCGTCGGCGCTTCGACATGTGCGTCGGGCAGCCAGGTGTGCACCGGCCACATCGGCATCTTCACCGCGAACGATGCGAAGAAGGCCAGCCACGCCCAGGTCTGCAAGCTGCGCGGCACGGCGGTGTGCATCAGCGTCGGGATATCGGTGGTGCCGCCGTTCCAGTACAGCGCCATGATGGCGAGCAGCATCAGGACCGAGCCCAGCAGCGTGTAGAGGAAGAACTTGAACGACGCGTAGACCCGGCGCGGACCGCCCCAGACGCCGATGATCAGGAACATCGGGATCAGGCCGCCCTCGAAGAACAAATAGAACAGCACGAGATCGAGCGCCGAGAAGGTGCCGATCATCAGCGTTTCCAGGATCAGGAACGCCATCATGTATTCGCGGACGCGTCTGGTGATCGCCTTCCAGCTCGCGATGATGCAGAACGGCATCACGGCGGTCGTGAGGATCACCAGCGGCAGCGAGATGCCGTCGACGCCCATGTGGTAGGTGATGCCGGTGGCGAGCCAGTTCGCCTTCTCGACGAACTGGAAGTCGGGGTTGCCGGCGTCGAAGCGCATGACGAGGATCACCGACACCGCGAAGGTGATCAGCGTGGTCCAGAGTGCGATCCAGCGCGAATTGCGCCGGGCGGCCTCGTCATCGCCGCGGCTGAGATAGACGATCAGCGCGCCGACCAGCGGCAGGAACGTCGTGACCGATAGGATGGGCCAGGTCGTCATTTACTGGCCTCCAAAGCCGAACATGAACCAGGTGATCAGACCGGCGGCGCCGATCAGCATGGCGAACGCGTAGTGATAGAGATAGCCGGTCTGGATCTTCACGACGTTGCGGGTGACGTCCAGGACGCGGGCCGAGACGCCGTCGGGACCGAGTCCGTCGATGATGAAGCCGTCGCCCTTCTTCCAGAGCTGATAGCCGATCCACTTCGCCGGACGGACGAAGATGATGTCGTAGAGTTCGTCGAAGTACCATTTGTTGAGCAGGAACTTGTACAGCATCGGCTGCGTGTTCGCGAGCTCGACCGGCAGATAGGGCCGTCGGATGTAGAACAGATACGACACCAGGAAGCCCAGCACCATCATCACCGTCGGCAAGAAGGCGATGGTCTCGGGGATGTGGTGCATGTCCTCGATGATGTGCGGGTTCATCTTCACGGATTCGCGGAAGAACTCCTCGATGCCGTGACCGGCGAACAGCTCCTTGAACGGGAAGCCGGCAACGATGGAGCCGACCGCGAGCACGCCGATCGGGATCAGCATCCAGATCGGAGCCTCGTGCGCGGCCTCGTAGTGATGCTCGTCATGCGGCTCGCCGTGGAAGGTCTTGAAGATCAGGCGCCAGGAATAGAACGAGGTCAGGCCGGCGGCGACGACCGTCATCAGGAAGCCGTACACCGCGAACGGGTTGTGCGAGGCATAGGCGGACTCGATGATCG encodes the following:
- a CDS encoding ABC transporter permease; amino-acid sequence: MSSETALAAGQRARGLAPFLRSQMRNIAPFLTLIFLSGFFALASPSFATLDNLGNILTQVSVTGIIAVGLTFVILCAEIDLSIASIANVTGIAVAYFTLQESYVNIANIPLPGAVAILLSILLCALLGLVNALGLTVIGIPSFIMTLAMMQIAAGISALLVRGQIAYKVPSLITTLGSGSIGGIPWLVIVAAIMLLGGHLVLTYTRFGRYVYMVGGNREAAEYSGLNVKLILGAVMVISAVCSGIGGMLGVAHFGSAQQNEFDTYLLDSIAAVVVGGTSLFGGRGGIGNTIVGLFVLGVLNNGLDHVNIDSFLKILIRGLILLAALVINVYAQRLRERAVE
- the mtnK gene encoding S-methyl-5-thioribose kinase, translating into MAQEQAGDYRILHEAALRDYLAGLPDLKALLGDSAGWEITEVGDGNLNLVFIVKGASGGVAVKQALPYVRLVGESWPLPLSRAHYEYLALSREAQLAPGLVPALLHHNDNLALTVMELLEPHIIMRKGLVAGTQYPGFVDDITTFMARTLFFTSDLALSAAEKKEGIAAFAGNHALCKITEDLIFTDPYRIAEQNRWTAPYLDALAASLRDDMELHVAVSRLKLKFMASPEALLHGDLHTGSIMVTDSQTRVIDPEFAFYGPMGFDVGAVIANLLMAYFASTGHERAPGERAAFESWVLATVENVWNEFSRKFLDLWRAGAAGDAYPASLFAGERGAARLEAERQAYMQRLFTDTVGFAAAKTIRRIFGLAHNIDFELIEDPSKRAVSEARAVRLARAMMVEAAAFRTIAEVAGAARKLRDWQPELSG
- a CDS encoding DUF1467 family protein, translated to MAIQISTAIAIYFVIWWVALFLTLPFGVRSQHEDNVGAPGTDPGAPILTRMRSKLIWTTIISAIIYGIAMVAYHAGYLSIERLSKLMGMPF
- the mce gene encoding methylmalonyl-CoA epimerase, giving the protein MLGRLNHVAIATKDAVKSAKIYGTAFGAQISEAVPLPEHGVITVFATLPNTKIEFIEPLGETSPIAKFVERNPDGGIHHVCYEVVDIIASRDTLVKEGARVLGDGVPKIGAHGKPVLFLHPKDFSGALVEIEQA
- a CDS encoding ribonuclease J — its product is MAKPEELVFAPLGGVGEIGMNLSIYGLGSRQQRAWMAVDLGVSFGDEEHLPGIDLIMPDISFLEKERKNLMGLVLTHAHEDHFGAIIDLWPKLKCPIYATQFSAALFEAKLAAERNAPKIPVTVVPSGGRVDIGPFNVEFIPVAHSIPESHALAIHTTAGIVLHTGDWKIDPTPIIGRPTDEKRLRELGDEGVLALIGDSTNAVRDGRSPSEAEVARTITELVKAAKGRVAVTTFASNVARLKAVADAARAADREVVVVGRAMERVSQVARETGYFDGVQNFRSTDVYGHLPHDKVLALCTGSQGEARAALARIANDDHPEITLNRGDCVIFSSRTIPGNEKAVGSIINNLVLQGVEVITDRDHLVHVSGHPRRDELRDMISWVRPQLLIPVHGEALHLHEHAKLARAAGVPRVLVIRNGDLVKLGPGDPGIIGEVPSGRLYKDGTILEDSKSRAVVERRRMAFSGCAFVAIAMTEQGELADDPEVDLVGIPEKTREGEPFDDLVFDAVVSTIEGLPKARRRDADALGESVRRAVRAVINEHWGKKPPCLVHVLTV
- a CDS encoding biotin--[acetyl-CoA-carboxylase] ligase; translated protein: MAFALGPRASSAGYRLAAFERTGSTNTEAIEHARRGERGPMWFVTSEQTAGRGRRQRAWIAPKGNLAASILEVLDVAPAVAATIGFAAGLAEEAALEKVSLEAALRLGEGRPRYALKWPNDVLANGKKLVGIGLEAEAVGDRLAIVVGIGTNVVGAPEGTPTPAISLAALGVQISAEELFSALSDAWVEFRGIWDNGRGFADIRKLWLERAAGLGERVAINTGATTLDGIFDTIDDTGCLIVRTAEGRRVPVAAGEVFFGPVASVGAA
- the nuoN gene encoding NADH-quinone oxidoreductase subunit NuoN; its protein translation is MNFVTAGYQLAPVLPEIVLAIGAMALLMLGAYRGQGTTGTVTSLAVVLLVVVGVLEYMLPAGKQVTFGGSFIVDDFARFMKILALIGSAVTLILSTEFLSDPSRRIFEYAILVLLSTLGMMVLISAGDLISLYLGLELMSLALYVVAASNRDNAKSTEAGLKYFVLGALSSGMLLYGASLIYGFTGTVSFTGIAATATVSNVGLMFGLVFLLVGLCFKVSAVPFHMWTPDVYEGAPTPVTAFFASAPKVAALAVFTRVTLTAFPGIVSQWQQILVFVSIASMALGSFAAIGQSNIKRLMAYSSIGHMGFALVGLASGTVEGAQGVLMYIVIYVAMTLGSFSIILAMRRNGQAVEQISDFAGLSRTNPLLAFMFAMLLFSLAGIPPLAGFFAKWYVFVAAIKANLFTLAVVGVLTSVVGAYYYLAIVKTMYFEEPAGQVDPVRVEVKTVLAVFGLFNILFALFAGPVVSVASAAAKSLF
- a CDS encoding NADH-quinone oxidoreductase subunit M, coding for MTTWPILSVTTFLPLVGALIVYLSRGDDEAARRNSRWIALWTTLITFAVSVILVMRFDAGNPDFQFVEKANWLATGITYHMGVDGISLPLVILTTAVMPFCIIASWKAITRRVREYMMAFLILETLMIGTFSALDLVLFYLFFEGGLIPMFLIIGVWGGPRRVYASFKFFLYTLLGSVLMLLAIMALYWNGGTTDIPTLMHTAVPRSLQTWAWLAFFASFAVKMPMWPVHTWLPDAHVEAPTAGSVVLAAIMLKMGGYGFLRFSLPMFPLASHDFAPLMFTLSAIAIVYTSLVALMQEDMKKLIAYSSVAHMGFVTMGIFAGTMQGVAGGVFQMISHGIVSGALFLCVGVVYDRLHTREIAAYGGLVNRMPLYALTFMVFTMANVGLPGTSGFVGEFMTLLGTFKVSIPTAFFATFGVILSACYALWLYRKVVFGALVKPSLASMKDLTFRECLTLFPMIALTILFGVYPKPVLDMSAASVQQLVNNYNTAVTAVKAAALLQ